From Pseudomonas alcaligenes, a single genomic window includes:
- the rpsQ gene encoding 30S ribosomal protein S17, translated as MAEAEKTVRTLTGRVVSDKMDKTITVLIERRVKHPIYGKYVKRSTKLHAHDETNQCKIGDKVTIRETRPLAKTKSWALVEVVERAVEV; from the coding sequence ATGGCTGAAGCTGAGAAAACCGTCCGCACGCTGACTGGCCGCGTCGTCAGCGACAAAATGGACAAGACCATCACCGTTCTGATCGAGCGCCGCGTAAAGCACCCGATCTACGGTAAATACGTGAAGCGTTCGACCAAGCTGCACGCCCACGACGAAACCAACCAGTGCAAGATCGGCGACAAGGTCACCATTCGTGAGACCCGTCCGCTGGCCAAGACCAAGTCCTGGGCCCTGGTGGAAG
- the rpmC gene encoding 50S ribosomal protein L29, whose translation MKANELREKSVQQLNEQLLGLLRDQFNLRMQKATGQLGQSHLLSQVKRDIARVKTVLTQQAGK comes from the coding sequence ATGAAAGCGAATGAACTCCGTGAAAAATCGGTTCAGCAGCTGAACGAGCAACTGCTCGGTCTGCTGCGTGACCAGTTCAATCTGCGTATGCAGAAGGCCACTGGTCAGTTGGGGCAGTCTCACCTGCTCTCGCAAGTGAAGCGCGACATTGCTCGCGTGAAGACTGTGCTCACCCAGCAGGCAGGTAAGTAA
- the rplP gene encoding 50S ribosomal protein L16 — translation MLQPKRTKFRKQMTGHNRGLAQRGSKVSFGEFALKAVARGRLTARQIEAARRALTRHVKRGGKIWIRVFPDKPVTKKPLEVRMGKGKGGVEYWVAQIQPGKVLYEIEGVPEELAREAFALAAAKLPLATSFVKRTVM, via the coding sequence ATGCTGCAACCCAAGCGTACAAAATTCCGCAAGCAGATGACCGGCCACAACCGTGGTCTGGCTCAGCGCGGTAGCAAAGTCAGCTTCGGCGAATTCGCTCTGAAAGCTGTTGCACGTGGTCGCCTGACTGCCCGTCAGATCGAGGCAGCCCGTCGTGCCCTGACTCGTCACGTTAAGCGTGGCGGTAAAATCTGGATCCGTGTGTTCCCGGACAAGCCAGTTACCAAAAAGCCCCTCGAAGTTCGTATGGGTAAAGGTAAGGGCGGCGTCGAGTACTGGGTGGCCCAGATCCAACCGGGCAAGGTGCTGTACGAGATCGAAGGTGTTCCGGAAGAGCTGGCGCGTGAGGCATTCGCCCTGGCTGCTGCAAAGCTGCCCCTCGCCACCTCCTTTGTTAAGCGGACGGTGATGTGA
- the rpsC gene encoding 30S ribosomal protein S3: MGQKVHPVGIRLGIVKEHTSVWYADKRQYADYLLADLQVREYLQDKLKSASVSRIDIARPAQTARITIHTARPGIVIGKKGEDVEKLRQDLTKQMGVPVHINIEEIRKPELDGMLVAQSVAQQLERRVMFRRAMKRAVQNAMRIGAKGIKIQVSGRLGGAEIARTEWYREGRVPLHTLRADIDYATYEAHTTYGVIGVKVWIFKGEVIGGRTEELKPQAPAPRKKAAK; the protein is encoded by the coding sequence ATGGGTCAGAAAGTACATCCCGTTGGCATCCGCCTGGGAATCGTCAAGGAGCACACCTCCGTCTGGTACGCAGACAAGCGTCAATACGCTGATTATCTGCTGGCCGACCTGCAGGTTCGTGAGTACCTCCAAGACAAACTAAAAAGCGCGTCCGTAAGCCGTATCGACATTGCTCGTCCGGCTCAGACTGCACGTATCACCATCCACACCGCTCGTCCCGGCATCGTGATCGGCAAGAAAGGTGAAGATGTTGAGAAGCTGCGTCAGGACCTGACCAAGCAAATGGGTGTGCCGGTGCACATCAATATCGAAGAGATCCGCAAGCCGGAGCTCGACGGTATGCTGGTAGCACAAAGCGTTGCTCAGCAGCTGGAGCGTCGTGTGATGTTCCGCCGCGCCATGAAACGTGCCGTACAGAACGCCATGCGTATTGGTGCCAAGGGCATCAAGATCCAGGTGAGCGGCCGTCTTGGCGGTGCAGAAATCGCCCGTACCGAGTGGTATCGCGAAGGTCGTGTGCCTCTGCACACCCTGCGTGCCGATATCGATTACGCAACCTACGAAGCGCACACCACTTACGGTGTGATCGGTGTGAAGGTTTGGATCTTCAAGGGTGAGGTCATTGGTGGCCGCACTGAAGAGCTGAAGCCGCAAGCGCCCGCTCCTCGTAAAAAAGCTGCCAAGTAA
- the rplV gene encoding 50S ribosomal protein L22 yields MEVAAKLSGARISAQKARLVADQIRGKKVGEALNLLAFSSKKAAEIMKKVLESAVANAEHNEGADVDDLKVSTVFVNEGRSLKRIMPRAKGRADRIVKRSCHITVKVADK; encoded by the coding sequence ATGGAAGTAGCCGCTAAGCTGTCGGGCGCTCGTATCTCCGCCCAGAAAGCCCGCTTGGTCGCCGACCAGATCCGCGGGAAGAAGGTGGGCGAAGCGCTCAACCTCCTGGCTTTCAGCTCGAAGAAAGCCGCCGAGATCATGAAGAAAGTGCTGGAGTCGGCCGTGGCCAACGCTGAGCACAACGAAGGCGCAGACGTTGATGACCTGAAGGTCAGCACCGTTTTCGTCAACGAGGGGCGTTCGCTGAAGCGCATCATGCCGCGTGCCAAAGGCCGTGCTGATCGCATCGTCAAGCGGTCTTGCCATATCACTGTCAAGGTTGCGGACAAGTAA
- the rpsS gene encoding 30S ribosomal protein S19 has product MPRSLKKGPFIDLHLLKKVEVAVEKNDRKPVKTWSRRSMVLPQMVGLTIAVHNGRQHVPVLVNEDMVGHKLGEFAGTRTYRGHVADKKAKR; this is encoded by the coding sequence GTGCCGCGTTCTCTGAAAAAAGGTCCTTTTATCGATCTTCACCTACTGAAGAAGGTCGAAGTGGCGGTGGAAAAGAACGATCGCAAGCCGGTTAAAACCTGGTCGCGCCGTTCGATGGTTCTGCCGCAAATGGTCGGTCTGACCATCGCTGTACATAACGGTCGTCAACATGTCCCGGTTCTCGTGAACGAAGACATGGTCGGCCATAAACTCGGCGAGTTCGCTGGTACCCGCACTTATCGTGGGCACGTGGCGGACAAGAAAGCCAAGCGTTAA
- the rplB gene encoding 50S ribosomal protein L2, which yields MAIVKCKPTSAGRRFVVKVVNQELHKGAPYAPLLEKKSKTGGRNNNGRITTRHIGGGHKQHYRLVDFRRNKDGIPAVVERVEYDPNRTAHIALLKYADGERRYIIAPKGVSAGDQLISGAAAPIKPGNSLPLRNIPVGSTIHGVELKPGKGAQIARSAGASVQLVAREGAYVTLRLRSGEMRKVLAECRATLGEVSNSEHSLRSLGKAGAKRWRGVRPTVRGVAMNPVDHPHGGGEGRTSGGRHPVSPWGFPTKGAKTRANKRTDNMIVRRRK from the coding sequence ATGGCAATCGTTAAATGCAAACCGACTTCCGCTGGCCGCCGTTTCGTGGTCAAAGTGGTCAATCAGGAGCTGCACAAAGGCGCTCCTTATGCTCCGCTGCTCGAGAAGAAGTCGAAGACTGGCGGCCGTAACAACAACGGTCGTATCACGACCCGCCACATCGGCGGTGGTCACAAGCAGCACTACCGTCTGGTCGACTTCCGTCGTAACAAGGATGGCATCCCAGCCGTCGTTGAGCGTGTGGAATACGATCCGAACCGTACTGCTCACATCGCCCTGCTGAAGTATGCCGACGGTGAACGTCGCTACATCATCGCGCCGAAAGGCGTGAGCGCTGGCGACCAGCTGATCTCGGGCGCTGCTGCCCCGATCAAGCCGGGCAACAGCCTGCCGCTGCGCAACATTCCGGTCGGTTCGACCATTCACGGTGTCGAGCTGAAGCCTGGCAAAGGTGCTCAGATCGCGCGTTCCGCTGGCGCTTCCGTCCAGCTGGTCGCTCGTGAAGGTGCTTACGTGACCCTGCGTCTGCGCTCCGGCGAGATGCGCAAAGTACTGGCTGAGTGCCGTGCGACCCTGGGCGAAGTCTCGAACTCCGAGCACAGCCTGCGTTCGCTGGGTAAAGCTGGTGCCAAGCGCTGGCGTGGTGTTCGCCCGACCGTTCGCGGCGTGGCGATGAACCCGGTAGACCACCCGCATGGTGGTGGTGAAGGTCGTACCTCTGGTGGCCGTCATCCGGTGTCTCCATGGGGCTTCCCGACCAAGGGCGCGAAGACCCGTGCGAACAAGCGCACCGATAACATGATCGTCCGTCGTCGCAAGTAA
- the rplW gene encoding 50S ribosomal protein L23: MNQERVFKVLVGPHVSEKATVLADGKSQFVFKVATDATKLEIKKAVESLFNVKVAAVNTLNVQGKTKRTARGLGKRNDWKKAYIALQPGQDLDFTSSAE, encoded by the coding sequence ATGAACCAGGAACGCGTATTCAAAGTGCTGGTTGGCCCGCATGTCTCCGAGAAAGCCACTGTGCTGGCGGACGGCAAGAGCCAATTCGTTTTCAAGGTTGCCACTGATGCAACCAAGCTGGAAATCAAGAAGGCCGTCGAAAGCCTGTTCAACGTGAAAGTTGCCGCCGTCAACACCCTGAACGTTCAGGGCAAGACCAAGCGCACCGCTCGCGGTCTGGGCAAGCGTAACGACTGGAAGAAGGCGTACATCGCTCTTCAGCCGGGCCAAGATCTCGATTTCACCAGCAGTGCTGAGTAA
- the rplD gene encoding 50S ribosomal protein L4, with amino-acid sequence MQLNVTNAQAIEVSELTFGSEYNETLVHQAVVAYMAGGRQGSKQQKSRSDVSGGGKRPWRQKGTGRARAGTTRGPIWRGGGVTFAARPQNHDQKLNKKMYRAAIRSILSELVRLDRLVVVEDFAVDAPKTKVLLDKLNGMGLNDVLIVSDAVDQNLYLAARNLPHVDVRDVQGSDPVSLIAYDKVLVTVSAVKKFEELLG; translated from the coding sequence ATGCAATTGAATGTAACTAACGCTCAGGCGATCGAAGTCTCCGAACTGACCTTCGGTAGCGAATACAACGAGACCCTGGTTCACCAGGCCGTTGTCGCTTACATGGCTGGCGGCCGTCAGGGCAGCAAGCAGCAGAAGAGCCGTTCCGACGTGTCCGGTGGTGGCAAGCGTCCGTGGCGCCAAAAGGGCACCGGTCGCGCTCGTGCCGGTACCACTCGTGGTCCGATCTGGCGTGGTGGTGGCGTAACTTTCGCTGCTCGCCCGCAGAACCATGACCAGAAACTCAACAAGAAGATGTATCGCGCAGCTATCCGCTCGATCCTCTCCGAGCTGGTTCGTCTGGATCGTCTGGTTGTCGTTGAAGACTTCGCTGTTGATGCGCCGAAAACCAAGGTTCTCCTGGACAAGCTGAATGGCATGGGTCTGAACGACGTTCTGATCGTGTCCGATGCTGTAGACCAGAACCTGTACCTGGCTGCGCGCAACCTGCCGCACGTCGACGTACGTGACGTCCAAGGTTCCGATCCTGTCAGCCTGATCGCCTACGACAAGGTGCTGGTCACCGTGTCCGCCGTGAAGAAATTCGAGGAGCTGCTGGGATGA
- the rplC gene encoding 50S ribosomal protein L3: protein MTIGVVGRKAGMTRIFTEEGVSIPVTVIEIEPNRVTQFKTEESDGYRAVQVTVGERRASRVTKAQAGHFAKANVAAGRGVWEFRLEEGEYQAGDQITAELFQAGQLVDVTGESKGKGFAGTIKRWNFRGQDNTHGNSLSHRVPGSIGQCQTPGRVFKGKKMSGHLGAERVTVQSLEVVRVDAERNLLLVKGAVPGATGGNLVVRPAVKARG from the coding sequence ATGACTATTGGTGTAGTCGGTCGGAAAGCGGGTATGACCCGTATTTTCACCGAAGAAGGTGTCTCCATTCCGGTTACGGTCATTGAGATCGAGCCGAATCGCGTCACTCAATTCAAAACTGAAGAAAGCGATGGCTATCGCGCTGTGCAGGTTACCGTTGGTGAGCGTCGTGCTTCCCGCGTAACCAAGGCTCAGGCTGGTCACTTCGCCAAGGCTAATGTCGCTGCTGGTCGTGGCGTCTGGGAATTCCGTCTTGAAGAAGGCGAGTACCAGGCTGGCGATCAGATCACTGCAGAGCTGTTCCAGGCTGGTCAGCTGGTGGATGTCACCGGTGAGTCCAAAGGTAAAGGCTTCGCCGGTACCATCAAGCGCTGGAACTTCCGTGGTCAGGACAATACCCACGGTAACTCCCTCTCTCACCGCGTCCCGGGTTCCATTGGCCAGTGCCAGACTCCTGGTCGTGTATTCAAGGGCAAGAAAATGTCCGGTCATCTGGGCGCTGAGCGCGTGACCGTGCAGTCCCTTGAGGTGGTGCGCGTAGACGCCGAGCGTAACCTGCTGCTGGTCAAGGGTGCCGTTCCTGGCGCTACTGGCGGCAACCTGGTTGTGCGTCCGGCTGTCAAGGCTCGCGGTTAA
- the rpsJ gene encoding 30S ribosomal protein S10 produces the protein MQNQQIRIRLKAFDHRLIDQSTQEIVETAKRTGAQVRGPIPLPTRKERFTVLVSPHVNKDARDQYEIRTHKRVLDIVQPTDKTVDALMKLDLAAGVEVQISLG, from the coding sequence ATGCAAAACCAACAAATCCGTATTCGGTTGAAGGCTTTTGACCATCGCCTGATCGATCAATCCACCCAGGAAATCGTGGAAACCGCGAAACGTACTGGTGCTCAGGTGCGTGGTCCTATTCCTCTGCCTACTCGTAAGGAGCGTTTCACCGTTCTGGTTTCTCCGCACGTCAACAAAGACGCGCGCGACCAGTACGAGATTCGCACTCATAAGCGTGTTCTGGACATCGTCCAGCCGACGGATAAAACCGTTGACGCGCTGATGAAGCTCGACCTTGCGGCTGGCGTGGAAGTGCAGATCAGCCTCGGCTAA
- the tuf gene encoding elongation factor Tu, producing MAKEKFERNKPHVNVGTIGHVDHGKTTLTAALTRVCSEVFGSARVDFDKIDSAPEEKARGITINTAHVEYDSSVRHYAHVDCPGHADYVKNMITGAAQMDGAILVCSAADGPMPQTREHILLSRQVGVPYIVVFLNKADMVDDAELLELVEMEVRDLLSTYDFPGDDTPIIIGSALMALNGQDDNEMGTSAVKKLVETLDSYIPEPVRAIDKPFLMPIEDVFSISGRGTVVTGRVERGIVKIQEEIEIVGLRDTTKTTCTGVEMFRKLLDEGRAGENCGILLRGTKRDDVERGQVLAKPGTIKPHTKFEAEVYVLSKEEGGRHTPFFKGYRPQFYFRTTDVTGNCELPEGVEMVMPGDNVKMVVTLIKPIAMEDGLRFAIREGGRTVGAGVVAKVIE from the coding sequence ATGGCAAAGGAAAAGTTCGAACGTAACAAACCGCACGTCAACGTCGGTACCATCGGCCACGTTGACCATGGTAAGACTACTTTGACCGCTGCTCTGACTCGCGTCTGCTCCGAAGTATTCGGTTCGGCTCGCGTCGACTTCGACAAGATCGACTCCGCTCCGGAAGAGAAGGCTCGTGGTATCACCATCAACACCGCGCACGTTGAGTACGACTCGTCCGTACGTCACTACGCACACGTTGACTGCCCGGGTCACGCTGACTATGTGAAGAACATGATCACCGGTGCTGCCCAGATGGACGGCGCGATCCTGGTTTGCTCGGCCGCTGATGGCCCGATGCCGCAAACCCGCGAGCACATCCTGCTGTCCCGCCAGGTAGGCGTTCCTTACATCGTCGTGTTCCTGAACAAGGCCGACATGGTTGACGACGCCGAGCTGCTGGAACTGGTCGAGATGGAAGTTCGTGACCTGCTGTCCACCTACGACTTCCCGGGCGACGACACTCCGATCATCATCGGTTCCGCTCTGATGGCTCTGAACGGCCAAGACGACAACGAAATGGGCACCAGCGCTGTCAAGAAGCTGGTTGAAACTCTGGACAGCTACATTCCGGAGCCGGTTCGTGCCATCGACAAGCCGTTCCTGATGCCGATCGAAGACGTATTCTCGATCTCCGGTCGCGGTACTGTAGTTACCGGTCGTGTAGAGCGCGGTATCGTCAAGATCCAGGAAGAAATCGAAATCGTTGGTCTGCGTGACACCACCAAGACCACCTGCACCGGCGTGGAAATGTTCCGCAAGTTGCTCGACGAAGGTCGTGCTGGCGAGAACTGCGGTATCCTGCTGCGCGGCACCAAGCGTGACGACGTAGAGCGTGGTCAGGTTCTGGCCAAGCCGGGCACCATCAAGCCGCACACCAAGTTCGAAGCTGAAGTGTACGTTCTGTCCAAAGAAGAAGGTGGTCGTCACACCCCGTTCTTCAAAGGCTACCGTCCGCAGTTCTACTTCCGTACCACCGACGTAACCGGCAACTGCGAACTGCCGGAAGGCGTTGAGATGGTAATGCCGGGCGACAACGTGAAAATGGTTGTCACCCTGATCAAGCCGATCGCCATGGAAGACGGCCTGCGTTTCGCGATTCGCGAAGGCGGCCGTACCGTTGGTGCCGGCGTGGTTGCCAAAGTCATCGAGTAA
- a CDS encoding SPOR domain-containing protein, producing the protein MRWLFLLLLVLNLFYYVWHQQQAPLRVKEVEPLALYHGAQQDIRLLNEADKEQARRPVTTQAEPAVAETCLFLGSFQSEEAAGQIEQRLVSLDIQADVRGVDATAGLDYWVYLAPLASRQASLRQLKELQARKIDSYIITQGDLANGISLGIFPRSDSAESVMQRLRDAGYEPLLRELPRAQRSFWVRIAPQSRRLADDMLLQQLASDFKDLQHQLMPCEGVATAR; encoded by the coding sequence ATGCGCTGGCTGTTTCTTCTTTTGCTGGTTCTCAATCTGTTCTATTACGTCTGGCATCAGCAGCAGGCTCCTCTGCGGGTAAAAGAGGTCGAGCCGTTGGCGCTCTACCATGGCGCGCAACAGGATATTCGTCTGTTGAACGAGGCGGACAAGGAGCAGGCGCGTCGGCCGGTTACGACGCAAGCTGAGCCGGCGGTGGCAGAGACCTGTCTGTTTCTCGGCAGCTTCCAGTCGGAAGAGGCGGCGGGGCAGATCGAGCAGCGCCTGGTTTCGCTGGATATCCAGGCGGATGTACGTGGTGTCGATGCGACCGCGGGCCTGGATTATTGGGTCTATCTGGCGCCGCTGGCTTCACGGCAGGCGTCGCTGCGTCAGTTGAAAGAGCTGCAGGCGCGCAAGATCGACAGCTACATCATTACCCAGGGCGATCTGGCCAACGGCATTTCCCTGGGCATCTTCCCGCGCAGCGACTCGGCCGAGAGCGTCATGCAGCGCCTGCGCGATGCCGGTTACGAGCCCTTGCTGCGCGAATTGCCGCGCGCCCAGCGCAGTTTCTGGGTGCGCATCGCCCCGCAAAGCCGCCGGCTGGCGGACGATATGCTGCTGCAGCAGCTCGCATCTGACTTCAAGGATCTGCAACATCAATTAATGCCGTGCGAAGGCGTTGCAACTGCTCGATAG
- a CDS encoding pantothenate kinase, which translates to MILELDCGNSFIKWRAISPVSHERLLGGVVDSDDELLQVLQAEGVGRFQYCRLVSVRSDVETAALVARLEQIAPTVRCAVPMQELAGVRNGYDDFARLGLDRWLALVGAYRLCGGACVVLDLGTAVTSDFVTADGEHLGGYICPGVPLMRNQLRTHTRRIRYDDAAAQQALQGLQPGRSTAEAVERGCALMLRGFVTTQLEVARERWGDSFTVYLTGGDALLVRELLPQARHVSDLVFVGLAVACPLP; encoded by the coding sequence ATGATTCTTGAGCTGGACTGTGGCAATAGCTTTATCAAGTGGCGGGCGATTTCGCCGGTTAGTCATGAGCGCCTGCTGGGTGGTGTGGTCGATTCCGATGACGAGTTGCTGCAGGTATTGCAGGCCGAAGGAGTGGGGCGTTTCCAATACTGCCGCCTGGTTAGTGTGCGCAGCGATGTGGAAACCGCTGCCTTGGTTGCGCGGCTGGAGCAAATTGCTCCCACTGTGCGCTGTGCGGTGCCCATGCAGGAGCTGGCGGGGGTGCGCAATGGTTATGACGATTTTGCCCGACTGGGCCTGGATCGCTGGCTGGCTCTCGTCGGTGCCTATCGGCTGTGTGGTGGGGCTTGTGTGGTGCTCGACCTGGGGACGGCAGTCACCTCCGACTTCGTGACGGCGGATGGCGAGCACCTGGGTGGCTACATCTGTCCTGGTGTGCCGCTGATGCGCAATCAGTTGCGCACGCATACCCGGCGGATCCGCTACGACGACGCGGCAGCTCAGCAGGCATTGCAGGGTTTGCAGCCCGGGCGTTCGACTGCGGAGGCGGTCGAGCGCGGTTGTGCCCTGATGTTGCGTGGTTTCGTGACGACGCAGCTGGAGGTGGCGCGCGAGCGCTGGGGTGACAGTTTCACGGTCTATCTCACCGGGGGGGATGCCTTGCTTGTGCGCGAACTGCTGCCGCAGGCACGGCATGTGTCGGATCTGGTTTTCGTTGGCTTGGCGGTGGCTTGCCCGCTGCCTTGA
- the birA gene encoding bifunctional biotin--[acetyl-CoA-carboxylase] ligase/biotin operon repressor BirA, producing MRDVLKLLADGEFHSGEALGAVLGVSRAAVWKRLEHFEGEFGLVVHRLRGRGYRLASPLSLLDGGRLESDLAVLGWRLVLLDSTDSTNAEVLRRLAADESAPLLLLAERQSGGRGRRGRTWVSPFAENLYYSLGLRIEAADCPLEGLSLTVGLAVLAALREQGCASAGLKWPNDLLVAGRKIAGVLIELAGDPGGACQVVIGIGVNANMLPGRVEIDQPWTSLRQERGELVDRTALALSLGRSLQHYLNVHRARGFAALRDEWEAAHLWQGREVQLSAGPQQIQGIVLGVDRQGALRLNVAGEERAFSGGELSLRLRDDS from the coding sequence ATGCGTGATGTATTGAAATTACTTGCCGACGGGGAATTCCATTCCGGTGAGGCTCTCGGTGCTGTCCTTGGGGTGAGTCGGGCGGCAGTGTGGAAGCGCCTGGAGCATTTCGAGGGCGAGTTCGGGCTGGTTGTGCATCGCTTGCGCGGGCGTGGTTATCGCCTTGCGTCCCCGCTGTCCCTGCTGGATGGCGGGCGCCTGGAGTCTGACTTGGCAGTGCTCGGCTGGCGATTGGTGCTGCTCGATTCGACTGATTCGACCAATGCCGAAGTCTTGCGCCGTTTGGCTGCCGATGAGTCTGCGCCGCTGCTATTGCTGGCGGAGCGCCAATCTGGCGGGCGTGGCCGGCGCGGTCGAACCTGGGTAAGTCCTTTCGCCGAGAATTTGTATTACAGCCTGGGGTTGCGGATCGAGGCGGCGGATTGCCCGCTCGAGGGGTTGAGTCTGACGGTGGGCTTGGCTGTTCTGGCGGCGCTGCGCGAGCAGGGGTGTGCGTCAGCAGGGCTCAAGTGGCCGAATGACCTGCTGGTGGCGGGGCGCAAGATTGCTGGTGTGTTGATCGAGCTGGCGGGGGATCCGGGCGGTGCGTGTCAGGTGGTGATCGGTATCGGCGTGAATGCCAATATGTTGCCGGGGCGAGTCGAGATCGATCAGCCCTGGACTTCGCTGCGCCAGGAGCGGGGCGAACTGGTTGATCGGACGGCGTTGGCCCTGAGTCTTGGTCGTAGTCTGCAGCATTATCTGAATGTGCATCGTGCGCGTGGCTTTGCGGCGTTGCGTGATGAATGGGAGGCGGCGCATCTCTGGCAGGGGCGGGAGGTGCAGCTTTCTGCTGGGCCGCAGCAAATCCAGGGGATTGTGTTGGGGGTGGATCGGCAGGGGGCGTTGCGGCTGAATGTGGCGGGTGAAGAGCGCGCATTCAGTGGTGGCGAACTGAGCCTGAGGTTGCGCGATGATTCTTGA
- the tyrS gene encoding tyrosine--tRNA ligase has protein sequence MKSVEEQLALIKRGAEEVLVEAELVEKLKRGQPLRIKAGFDPTAPDLHLGHTVLINKLRQFQELGHQVIFLIGDFTGMIGDPSGKSATRPPLTREQVLENAETYKTQVFKILDPAKTEVAFNSTWMDKMGPADFIRLTSQYTVARMLERDDFDKRYTSNQPIAIHEFLYPLVQGYDSVALRADVELGGTDQKFNLLMGRELQRGYGQESQCIVTMPLLEGLDGVKKMSKSLGNYIGIQEAPGVMYNKLVSMPDALMWRYFELLSFRSMEEIEQFKVDVEAGANPRDIKIKLAEEIVARFHGEEAAATAHRSAGNRMKDGELPEDLPEVELLSAEDMPISSVLNKAGLVKNAAGARDLLGSGGVKVDGEVVDRTFIFKLGATHVCQAGKKAFARVSLKAE, from the coding sequence ATGAAGTCGGTGGAAGAGCAGCTGGCGCTGATCAAGCGTGGTGCGGAAGAGGTTCTGGTCGAAGCGGAACTGGTCGAGAAACTCAAGCGTGGTCAGCCGCTGCGGATCAAGGCTGGCTTCGACCCGACGGCGCCGGATCTGCACCTTGGGCACACCGTGCTTATTAATAAGCTGCGCCAGTTCCAGGAGCTGGGGCACCAGGTGATATTCCTGATCGGCGACTTCACCGGGATGATCGGTGACCCCAGCGGCAAGAGTGCGACCCGTCCGCCGCTAACCCGTGAGCAGGTGCTGGAGAATGCCGAGACCTACAAGACCCAGGTATTCAAGATTCTCGATCCAGCGAAGACTGAAGTGGCCTTCAACTCCACCTGGATGGACAAGATGGGGCCGGCCGACTTCATTCGCCTGACCTCGCAGTACACCGTGGCGCGCATGCTAGAGCGTGACGACTTCGACAAGCGCTACACCAGCAATCAGCCGATCGCCATCCACGAGTTCCTCTATCCGCTGGTGCAGGGCTATGACTCGGTGGCGCTGCGTGCGGATGTCGAGCTGGGCGGCACCGATCAGAAGTTCAACCTGCTGATGGGGCGCGAGCTGCAGCGCGGCTACGGTCAGGAGTCGCAGTGCATCGTCACCATGCCGCTGCTCGAGGGGCTGGACGGCGTGAAGAAGATGTCCAAGTCGCTGGGCAACTATATAGGCATCCAGGAAGCCCCTGGCGTCATGTACAACAAGCTGGTGTCCATGCCGGATGCCTTGATGTGGCGCTACTTCGAGCTGCTGAGCTTCCGCAGCATGGAAGAGATCGAGCAGTTCAAGGTCGACGTCGAGGCTGGTGCCAACCCGCGCGACATCAAGATCAAGCTGGCCGAAGAAATCGTCGCGCGCTTTCACGGTGAAGAGGCTGCTGCCACGGCGCACCGCTCCGCGGGCAATCGCATGAAGGATGGCGAGCTGCCGGAAGATCTGCCAGAGGTGGAGCTGCTGTCGGCGGAAGACATGCCGATCTCCTCCGTCCTTAATAAGGCAGGTCTGGTGAAGAACGCTGCGGGTGCTCGCGACCTGCTGGGTTCCGGTGGTGTGAAGGTGGATGGCGAGGTGGTTGATCGCACCTTCATCTTTAAGCTGGGGGCAACCCACGTCTGTCAGGCCGGCAAGAAGGCTTTTGCCCGCGTTTCGCTGAAAGCCGAATAA